A stretch of Planctomycetota bacterium DNA encodes these proteins:
- a CDS encoding RHS repeat-associated core domain-containing protein, with protein sequence MMNYVANYFDGIGRLTVTANYGVNFNSSFTRPDTYPNGRQIGFGYDYGDDDALSRVTMILESGGGTQDAVYTYLGLGTIVASTSPQPNLTWTLIQGSGVNRYSGLDNFDRVADCLWRQGTSPTTVEDVQYAYNRVGSRTSRIEALASGNSENYSYDHLQRLSSMARGDTGSTIGNVSFAQSWQLDATGNWTDFQQLDVATPAGNLSQQRTSNQVNEIESISQQYGTGYAQPLYDAAGNMTYIPLPNNPGTIWFGLYDAWNRLTGLNSVGGGTYAYDGLNRRIYEHIDSVTRHVYFSTQWQALETRLTATTAAPEQQFVWGLRYIDNLILRDRSVSHTLDERLYAIQDANWNVTAIVDTSGAVKERYRYTPYGSPTFLDASFTPITLGGSYGWNVLYAGYRWDSDGGLYYVRFRYLNSALGCWLTRDPFGYHSGSPNLVEYVYDSPVARTDPFGLQPSFAIVPPMEVTFDPETSYPILLPKVQPTKPPSGRDMLIRKPGNNPFPEKMRTMPGYAPLGDDGLPAMPGCFKDGAKWNDVMANTKAFAELAQYDYQQKGRFAQPGEVGTAGSLGRRPQEERDLRERRPRLLDQLYEETVQAYKDSGLTEEEKCCLKGQQ encoded by the coding sequence ATGATGAATTACGTGGCCAATTATTTCGACGGCATTGGCCGGCTTACCGTCACGGCCAACTACGGTGTTAATTTCAATTCGTCGTTCACGCGGCCCGACACCTACCCGAACGGCCGGCAGATTGGGTTCGGCTACGACTACGGCGACGATGACGCCTTGTCGCGCGTGACCATGATTCTGGAATCGGGCGGCGGGACGCAGGATGCCGTCTACACCTACCTGGGGTTGGGAACGATCGTCGCGTCCACGTCGCCGCAACCCAACCTGACCTGGACCTTGATTCAGGGGAGTGGTGTCAATCGTTACTCGGGCCTCGACAACTTCGATCGAGTGGCCGATTGCCTGTGGCGGCAAGGCACGTCGCCGACCACCGTGGAGGACGTTCAGTACGCCTACAATCGCGTTGGCAGCCGGACGAGCCGAATCGAGGCGTTAGCCTCGGGCAACAGCGAGAATTATTCGTATGACCATTTGCAGCGCCTGAGTTCGATGGCGCGTGGCGACACCGGGAGCACGATCGGAAACGTCAGCTTCGCGCAGTCCTGGCAGTTGGACGCCACGGGCAACTGGACCGATTTCCAGCAACTGGACGTGGCCACGCCGGCCGGCAACCTGAGCCAGCAGCGGACATCGAACCAAGTCAACGAAATCGAATCGATTTCCCAGCAGTACGGCACCGGTTACGCCCAGCCCCTGTACGACGCGGCCGGGAACATGACCTACATCCCGCTCCCAAACAACCCCGGAACCATCTGGTTCGGCTTATACGACGCCTGGAATCGGTTGACCGGCTTGAATTCCGTCGGCGGGGGAACGTACGCCTACGACGGCTTGAACCGGCGGATTTACGAGCACATCGACTCCGTGACGCGCCACGTCTACTTCTCGACGCAGTGGCAGGCCCTGGAAACCCGGCTCACCGCGACGACCGCCGCGCCCGAGCAGCAGTTCGTCTGGGGCCTGCGGTACATCGACAACCTGATCTTGCGCGACCGCTCGGTCAGCCACACGCTCGATGAACGGTTGTACGCCATTCAAGACGCCAACTGGAACGTGACCGCCATCGTCGACACGAGCGGCGCGGTCAAGGAACGCTATCGCTACACGCCCTACGGCTCGCCTACGTTCCTCGATGCCTCGTTCACGCCGATCACCCTCGGCGGCAGCTATGGCTGGAATGTGCTGTACGCCGGCTACCGCTGGGACAGCGACGGCGGGCTGTACTACGTGCGGTTCCGGTATCTGAACTCGGCGTTGGGCTGCTGGTTGACGCGGGATCCGTTTGGATACCATTCTGGTTCTCCCAATCTCGTCGAGTACGTTTATGACTCACCCGTTGCGAGAACTGATCCCTTTGGTTTGCAGCCATCATTTGCGATCGTGCCTCCGATGGAAGTAACTTTTGATCCTGAGACAAGTTACCCAATTCTATTGCCGAAGGTACAGCCAACAAAGCCACCTTCTGGGCGTGATATGTTGATACGGAAACCCGGCAACAATCCTTTTCCTGAAAAAATGAGAACAATGCCAGGTTATGCGCCGCTAGGCGACGATGGACTTCCAGCTATGCCTGGTTGCTTTAAAGATGGCGCAAAGTGGAATGATGTCATGGCCAACACAAAGGCTTTTGCTGAGCTTGCGCAATATGACTACCAGCAGAAGGGCCGATTTGCACAACCGGGAGAAGTTGGAACCGCTGGATCACTAGGAAGGCGACCTCAGGAAGAGCGTGACCTTCGGGAAAGACGACCACGCTTGTTAGATCAACTCTATGAAGAGACGGTACAAGCATATAAAGATTCCGGACTCACTGAGGAAGAAAAGTGTTGCTTAAAGGGCCAACAGTGA
- a CDS encoding caspase family protein: MLASLIVAGSVNALQADGHSAWVPAKTRVFIVALAEFQNGRLHSFTKSDRLDNRLAEIFEQRGVPASQILLLKDSSATTANIEREFQSFLKKSHPGELLFFLFSSHGGYNAEQNKYSFYTYDGKLPFSWAFDTIEREFQGAHAILSTDCCYSGGIIDLAVKRPTRIGYACLSSTYDHQVARSGWRFIQCLNRGLAGDPVVDLDRDHQITLDELARYTARYMAFAAEGKPCFTTTGSFDPQLRFAESASQKGPRAGELLEAKSGDGWAKAEILESKQDRFKIHFTRDTKTTHDDWVTADSLRPFHFQNQPVGTLVNVQDSNDKWRGAKVVERWESLHRCRFDDETPVPDEWFGPSRLRPSLAGDWTGRFANDLGESNTETVVFRQDQGDTLHGTWSGNVKLSGERIGKEAFFFEARTANRLYRAAGHVADGQLSFDYCAHRTQGEHGNYYGWASYLRDGDVAAVPRNASAEFAGTWAGVYENSRSSSGPESLELKESAGQLRGVWSDVPVTGERLGSTRFYLRGTSGKRAYLVAGWVSHGQLRLDYSATDENDRYFGWSTLQRP, encoded by the coding sequence ATGCTCGCATCCTTAATCGTCGCGGGCTCGGTCAACGCATTACAGGCAGACGGCCACAGCGCCTGGGTGCCCGCCAAGACCCGCGTGTTTATCGTCGCGTTGGCAGAATTTCAGAACGGACGATTGCATTCGTTTACCAAGAGCGACCGGTTGGACAATCGGCTGGCGGAAATCTTTGAGCAGCGTGGTGTTCCGGCCAGCCAAATACTGCTTTTGAAAGACAGCTCGGCCACCACCGCCAACATCGAGCGCGAATTCCAATCGTTCCTCAAGAAGAGCCATCCTGGGGAGCTGCTCTTTTTTCTGTTCAGCAGTCACGGCGGCTATAACGCCGAGCAGAACAAGTACTCGTTTTACACCTACGACGGCAAGCTGCCGTTCAGTTGGGCGTTCGACACGATCGAACGCGAGTTCCAAGGCGCCCACGCCATCCTCTCGACCGATTGCTGTTACTCCGGCGGGATTATCGATCTTGCCGTGAAGCGACCAACCCGCATCGGCTATGCCTGCCTGAGCTCGACTTACGACCACCAGGTTGCCCGGAGTGGTTGGCGATTCATTCAATGCCTGAATCGTGGCTTGGCCGGCGATCCGGTGGTCGACCTGGATCGTGACCACCAGATCACGCTCGACGAACTGGCCCGTTACACCGCCCGTTACATGGCCTTTGCCGCCGAAGGCAAGCCGTGCTTCACGACGACCGGCAGTTTTGATCCTCAGTTGCGGTTTGCCGAATCGGCATCGCAAAAAGGTCCGCGCGCCGGCGAACTGCTGGAAGCCAAATCGGGCGATGGCTGGGCCAAGGCCGAGATTCTGGAATCGAAACAGGACCGGTTCAAAATCCATTTCACGCGCGATACCAAGACTACGCATGACGATTGGGTGACGGCCGATTCGCTGCGTCCGTTTCATTTTCAGAATCAGCCCGTCGGCACGCTGGTCAACGTACAAGACAGCAACGACAAGTGGCGTGGAGCCAAGGTGGTCGAGCGTTGGGAATCGCTGCATCGCTGTCGTTTTGACGACGAAACGCCTGTTCCCGACGAGTGGTTCGGTCCCAGCCGACTGCGTCCATCGTTGGCGGGCGACTGGACGGGGCGGTTTGCGAACGATCTCGGCGAAAGCAACACCGAAACGGTGGTCTTTCGGCAAGACCAGGGCGATACGCTGCATGGCACGTGGTCGGGGAACGTCAAGTTAAGTGGCGAACGGATTGGCAAGGAGGCGTTCTTTTTCGAGGCCCGGACTGCGAACCGGCTTTATCGAGCCGCCGGCCACGTTGCCGATGGTCAGTTGTCGTTCGACTACTGTGCCCACCGCACCCAGGGCGAGCACGGCAATTATTACGGCTGGGCCAGCTACCTGCGTGACGGCGACGTTGCGGCCGTTCCGCGCAACGCAAGCGCTGAGTTTGCCGGGACTTGGGCTGGCGTTTACGAAAACAGTCGGTCGAGCAGCGGCCCGGAATCGCTGGAACTGAAAGAAAGCGCGGGGCAGTTGCGTGGTGTTTGGTCCGACGTACCGGTGACGGGCGAACGACTGGGCAGTACCCGCTTTTACCTGCGTGGCACATCAGGCAAGCGCGCGTACCTGGTGGCTGGCTGGGTCAGCCACGGCCAACTCAGGCTCGACTACTCGGCAACCGACGAAAACGACCGCTACTTTGGCTGGTCAACACTGCAGCGACCTTAG
- a CDS encoding right-handed parallel beta-helix repeat-containing protein gives MITSVTSTQASGSRGLALLTAICGAFEDKLASLIQRDAEKPRQPLLVHRITMHTFGRPCDSFRQALGVVVWSVLCGQLSAASPVEWASQLRSAAGGTIFVSPTGNDQNSGASPEQALKSPLAAVLKAGPGDVVCFDAGTYPPLQIVDKRGTRDQPIVFQSVPGKEREATFSSGRRDAGVGIIVESCEYVEVRNLRVTESQKGIDCWSVSNCVIRGNQLEQLGQEALHVGRKHTYDDTKQFTGPASHHVQLLGNKVNGTGKDKEEYGEGIYIGTGAFLGDDTHDVLLEGNILHDISAEGVELKPGTHDLIVRGNCIFNTHHHYNAAITVAIEGVPAGNGNYLIENNLVWDVKKVEHSVAGIGLGHGNAVLRNNIVWSVQNGAGIRLYQTFKNQQALRVVIDKNTINGGTGESAILVGGGSRELQTSLVPLVQLAGTITNDGSGGSAVALPDFFRGPFAGDADHGDGPGSGYALKVYRGAGADYTKIKKLLDVYWRVPRSRTAK, from the coding sequence ATGATCACCTCGGTGACATCGACCCAAGCGTCGGGGTCACGGGGGTTGGCGCTGTTAACAGCAATCTGCGGCGCATTTGAAGACAAGTTGGCGAGTCTTATTCAACGGGATGCGGAAAAGCCAAGACAACCTCTGCTCGTTCATCGGATCACCATGCACACCTTCGGCCGTCCATGCGATTCGTTCCGTCAGGCGCTCGGTGTGGTCGTTTGGTCGGTGTTGTGCGGACAACTATCGGCAGCCTCGCCCGTCGAATGGGCCTCGCAATTACGCTCCGCGGCAGGTGGGACCATTTTTGTTTCGCCCACGGGCAACGACCAAAACTCGGGCGCTTCGCCCGAGCAGGCGCTCAAGTCGCCACTCGCAGCCGTCCTGAAAGCTGGCCCAGGAGATGTGGTTTGCTTCGATGCCGGCACTTATCCACCGTTACAAATCGTCGACAAGCGGGGGACTCGCGACCAGCCGATCGTGTTCCAATCGGTTCCTGGCAAGGAACGAGAAGCGACGTTTTCGTCAGGTCGACGTGATGCGGGCGTCGGTATCATCGTCGAGTCGTGTGAATATGTTGAGGTGCGAAACCTCCGCGTCACCGAATCGCAAAAGGGAATCGATTGCTGGAGTGTGTCGAATTGCGTCATCCGTGGAAATCAACTGGAACAACTCGGCCAAGAGGCGTTACACGTCGGACGCAAGCACACCTACGATGACACCAAGCAGTTTACCGGCCCGGCTTCGCATCATGTGCAATTGTTGGGCAACAAGGTCAACGGCACGGGCAAGGACAAAGAGGAGTATGGCGAAGGTATCTATATCGGCACGGGCGCGTTTCTGGGCGACGATACGCATGATGTGCTGCTGGAAGGAAACATTCTCCACGACATCTCGGCCGAGGGGGTCGAGCTGAAGCCGGGCACTCACGATTTAATCGTCCGCGGCAACTGCATCTTCAACACCCATCACCACTACAATGCCGCCATTACCGTGGCCATCGAAGGCGTACCGGCCGGGAACGGCAACTATCTCATCGAAAACAATTTGGTCTGGGACGTGAAGAAGGTAGAGCACAGTGTCGCCGGAATCGGGCTCGGCCACGGCAACGCGGTGCTGCGCAACAACATCGTCTGGTCCGTGCAAAACGGCGCGGGGATTCGACTCTACCAGACCTTCAAGAACCAACAGGCGCTGCGCGTCGTGATCGACAAGAATACGATCAATGGCGGCACGGGGGAGTCGGCAATTCTTGTGGGGGGCGGGTCACGAGAGCTGCAAACGTCGTTGGTCCCGCTGGTGCAACTTGCCGGCACCATCACCAATGACGGCTCCGGTGGGTCGGCAGTGGCGCTGCCTGATTTCTTTCGTGGACCCTTTGCAGGTGACGCCGATCACGGAGACGGGCCGGGCTCCGGCTACGCGCTCAAGGTCTACCGCGGAGCCGGCGCGGACTACACGAAGATTAAAAAGCTGCTCGATGTTTATTGGCGAGTTCCCCGCTCTCGAACGGCGAAATAG